From a single Vicugna pacos chromosome 4, VicPac4, whole genome shotgun sequence genomic region:
- the PGAP4 gene encoding post-GPI attachment to proteins factor 4: MSTSTSPAAMLLRRLRRLSWGSTAVQLFILTVVTFGLLAPLACHRLLHSYFYLRHWHLNQMSQEFLQQSLKEGEAALHYFEELPSANGSVPIVWQATPRPWLVITIITVDRQPGFHYVLQVVSQFHRLLQQCGPQCEGHQLFLCNVERSVSHFDAKLLSKYVPVANRYEGTEDDYGDDPSTNSFEKEKQDYVYCLESSLQTYNPDYVLMVEDDAVPEEQIFPVLEHLLRARFSEPHLRDALYLKLYHPERLQHYINPEPMRILEWVGVGMLLGPLLTWVYMRFASRPGFSWPVMLFFSLYSMGLVELVGRHYFLELRRLSPSLYSVVPASQCCTPAMLFPAPAARRTLTYLSQVYCHKGFGKDMALYSLLRAKGERAYVVEPNLVKHIGLFSSLRYNFHPSLL; the protein is encoded by the coding sequence ATGAGCACTTCAACCTCTCCAGCTGCCATGCTCCTCCGGAGGCTGAGGCGGCTCTCCTGGGGCAGCACTGCTGTCCAGCTCTTCATCTTAACGGTGGTGACTTTTGGCTTGCTGGCCCCCCTGGCCTGTCACCGGCTCCTGCACTCTTACTTCTACCTGCGCCACTGGCATCTGAACCAAATGAGCCAAGAGTTCCTGCAGCAAAGCTTGAAAGAGGGTGAAGCTGCCCTCCACTACTTTGAGGAGCTGCCCTCTGCCAATGGCTCAGTGCCCATCGTCTGGCAGGCCACGCCCCGCCCCTGGCtggtcatcaccatcatcactgtgGACAGGCAACCTGGCTTCCACTACGTCCTGCAGGTGGTGTCTCAGTTCCACCGGCTACTTCAGCAGTGCGGCCCCCAGTGCGAGGGGCACCAGCTCTTCCTGTGCAATGTGGAGCGGAGCGTGAGCCACTTCGATGCCAAGCTGCTGTCCAAGTACGTCCCTGTGGCCAACCGCTATGAGGGCACTGAGGATGACTACGGCGATGACCCTTCGACCAACTCATTTGAGAAAGAGAAGCAGGACTATGTCTATTGCCTGGAATCCTCCCTGCAGACCTACAACCCAGACTATGTCCTGATGGTGGAAGATGACGCCGTCCCAGAAGAGCAGATCTTCCCAGTCTTGGAGCATCTTCTGCGGGCTCGGTTCTCGGAGCCGCACCTCAGAGATGCCCTTTATCTAAAGCTCTATCACCCCGAAAGGCTCCAGCACTACATCAACCCGGAGCCCATGCGGATCCTGGAGTGGGTTGGTGTCGGCATGTTGCTGGGGCCCTTACTAACCTGGGTATACATGCGGTTTGCCAGCCGGCCGGGGTTTAGCTGGCCCGTCATGCTCTTCTTCTCCCTGTATAGCATGGGTCTGGTTGAGCTGGTGGGCCGGCACTATTTCCTGGAGCTGCGGCGGCTGAGTCCTTCCCTGTACAGTGTGGTCCCTGCTTCGCAGTGTTGCACCCCGGCCATGCTCTTCCCTGCCCCCGCGGCCCGCCGGACCCTCACCTACCTGTCTCAGGTGTACTGTCACAAGGGCTTCGGCAAGGACATGGCACTGTACTCACTGTTGAGGGCCAAAGGGGAGCGGGCCTATGTGGTGGAGCCCAACCTCGTGAAACACATCGGGCTCTTCTCCAGCCTCCGGTACAACTTTCACCCCAGTCTGCTCTAG